Proteins from a single region of Catenulispora acidiphila DSM 44928:
- a CDS encoding cytochrome P450, producing the protein MSTAVVDLDDLDLYTSGDPHAVWARLRREAPVYFNDTPNGGYWALTRYADVNAVYVDPATYSSKNGTVLGGSYRSDRDTASGQMLICSDPPAHRQLRQHVHQAFGQRMMDVAAGYVADYLGAALDRMTADGGGDFATDIAPQLPAGLLAAMFTIGHADALHLLRLTRTMIGFRDPEYTAPEAPEAMILAGAQVEIFDFMTDLLAARRREPADDLISILLAARTNGRPLTDSQILYNALNVAVGGDETTPFTASAIVETLMAHEREASRLHADHALLGTAVDEFFRWTSTNAYVCRTTTREVEIRGVPIPAGATLTLWNASANRDEDEFPHADRLDVGRTPNHHLAFGVANHRCVGMPAARMEITLLVREFLRRGLRFAPAGPVERLRSNFMLGIRHLPVTVSQSEV; encoded by the coding sequence ATGTCGACAGCCGTCGTCGATCTCGACGATCTGGACCTGTACACCTCCGGCGACCCGCACGCGGTGTGGGCCCGTCTGCGGCGCGAGGCGCCGGTGTACTTCAACGACACCCCGAACGGCGGCTACTGGGCACTGACCCGGTACGCCGACGTGAACGCGGTGTATGTGGACCCTGCGACGTACTCCTCCAAGAACGGCACGGTCCTCGGCGGCTCCTACCGCAGCGACCGTGACACCGCCTCGGGACAGATGCTGATCTGCTCGGACCCGCCGGCGCACCGGCAGCTGCGGCAGCACGTCCACCAGGCGTTCGGGCAGCGGATGATGGATGTCGCCGCCGGATACGTCGCTGATTACCTCGGCGCCGCGCTGGACCGGATGACCGCCGACGGCGGCGGCGACTTCGCCACCGACATCGCGCCCCAACTCCCCGCCGGGCTGCTGGCAGCGATGTTCACCATCGGCCACGCCGACGCCCTCCACCTCCTGCGCCTGACCCGCACCATGATCGGCTTCCGCGACCCCGAATACACCGCGCCGGAAGCCCCCGAGGCGATGATCCTGGCCGGCGCCCAGGTGGAGATCTTCGACTTCATGACCGATCTCCTGGCCGCCCGCCGCCGCGAACCCGCCGACGACCTGATCAGCATCCTGCTGGCAGCCCGCACCAACGGCCGCCCCCTGACGGACAGCCAGATCCTCTACAACGCCTTGAACGTGGCGGTCGGCGGCGACGAGACCACTCCCTTTACCGCCTCGGCGATCGTGGAGACGCTGATGGCGCACGAGCGGGAGGCCTCCCGCTTGCACGCCGATCACGCGCTGCTCGGCACGGCGGTCGACGAGTTCTTCCGCTGGACGTCCACGAACGCCTACGTCTGCCGCACGACCACGCGCGAGGTCGAGATCCGCGGCGTCCCGATCCCGGCGGGGGCGACGCTGACGTTGTGGAACGCCTCGGCGAACCGCGACGAGGACGAGTTCCCGCACGCCGACCGGCTGGACGTCGGGCGCACGCCGAACCACCACCTGGCGTTCGGCGTCGCCAACCACCGCTGCGTCGGGATGCCGGCGGCGCGGATGGAGATCACGCTGCTGGTGCGCGAGTTCCTGCGGCGCGGGCTGCGGTTCGCCCCGGCCGGACCGGTGGAGCGGCTGCGGTCGAACTTCATGCTGGGGATTCGGCATCTGCCGGTGACGGTCTCTCAATCAGAGGTCTGA
- a CDS encoding AfsR/SARP family transcriptional regulator, giving the protein MESPDVWPAPARGAAIAIRAFDTFELAFDGQPVERWRAGKARGLLQFLMLRPGRTVPRDTLHEALWPDAPWSAGSSSLKVAAHMLRSILDSAQDAMAGEQKPVLRLLTRESGYALQMADVAADFQTFVQLADVGNTAQSRGDEAAADTAYRRAVAEYRGEFLPDVAYDWADAQREWLRGRLLYALTYLTGAGLERGDHEGVLRWCALMLEAEPCHEETYRALMLVHGTLGHLEQVHRWYRLYTARLRDRLQLAPDPAMHRLYTMAAHGEFIGRRLDAELIQPEPRTARAMRRVPLTRISA; this is encoded by the coding sequence GTGGAATCTCCAGACGTCTGGCCGGCACCGGCCCGCGGTGCGGCGATCGCCATCCGCGCCTTCGACACCTTCGAGCTGGCCTTCGACGGCCAGCCGGTGGAACGCTGGCGCGCCGGGAAAGCACGCGGGCTGCTCCAGTTCCTGATGCTGCGCCCGGGACGCACGGTCCCGCGCGACACACTGCACGAGGCCCTGTGGCCGGACGCGCCGTGGTCGGCGGGATCGAGTTCGCTGAAGGTCGCGGCACATATGCTGCGCTCGATCCTGGACAGCGCGCAGGATGCGATGGCAGGGGAGCAAAAACCTGTGTTGCGGCTGCTGACGCGCGAGTCGGGCTACGCGCTGCAAATGGCGGACGTCGCGGCGGACTTCCAGACCTTCGTACAGCTCGCCGACGTCGGGAACACCGCGCAGTCGCGCGGGGACGAGGCTGCGGCTGACACGGCGTATCGGCGAGCGGTAGCGGAGTATCGAGGCGAGTTCCTGCCGGATGTGGCGTACGACTGGGCCGATGCGCAGCGCGAATGGCTGCGCGGGCGGCTGTTGTACGCGCTGACCTATCTGACCGGCGCGGGGCTGGAGCGCGGCGACCACGAGGGTGTGTTGCGCTGGTGCGCGCTGATGCTGGAAGCAGAACCCTGCCACGAAGAGACCTACAGAGCGCTGATGCTGGTCCATGGGACCTTGGGGCATCTGGAGCAGGTGCACAGGTGGTACCGGCTGTACACAGCACGGCTTCGCGACCGGCTCCAACTCGCGCCGGATCCGGCGATGCACCGCCTGTACACGATGGCGGCGCACGGGGAGTTCATCGGGCGGCGGTTGGATGCCGAGCTGATCCAGCCCGAGCCGCGCACGGCACGAGCGATGCGGCGTGTCCCACTGACGCGAATCTCCGCTTAG
- a CDS encoding PhpK family radical SAM P-methyltransferase: MGGLDCVVIGYNEGDFDDYRVMCERTGPGTPEYQIMSSEHLVVDGGAMPWLEAFSRLRTRSTGRTDRYHVGEVYNLAALYLTSYLRRHGLRAEPVSLFSAERDRLAALLAERPAVVAVTTTFYVNILPVIAVVEFIREHAPDSHIVVGGPLVDNLCLSGITDTVQDLCHAMGADSYIQESQGEHSLAQLCQAVQAGADLDAVDNLLHCPDGTWVRTRRRPEANNLDECSIDWSGFTPAEIGTTAQLRTARSCAFKCSFCDYPSRAGALTTASIDTVRAELRALAELGVRNVVFVDDTFNVPPKRFKDMCRMMIEEDLGLNWYSYFRCSNARDDEAFDLAAASGCAGVFLGIESGDGDVLAAMHKLAQDSEYRSGIARLKERAITTFASIIVGFPGETEKTVRNTIDFLNETAPDLWRAQAWWANPRSPVFANKDLWSIQGEGYTWSHHTMNSAQAAAYTDEMFAAVTESVWLPLYDFDFWSLPYLDGKGVKAAELIALLRTSQQWMAARKQGAGDVALAEVERRLAEGIGGLTVAPAKFAY, encoded by the coding sequence ATGGGCGGTCTGGACTGCGTCGTGATCGGTTACAACGAAGGCGATTTCGACGACTACCGGGTGATGTGCGAGCGCACCGGACCCGGCACCCCCGAGTACCAGATCATGAGCTCGGAGCACCTGGTCGTCGACGGCGGCGCGATGCCCTGGCTGGAGGCGTTCTCCCGGCTGCGCACGCGCAGCACCGGACGCACTGACCGCTACCACGTCGGCGAGGTCTACAACCTCGCCGCGCTGTATCTGACCAGCTACCTGCGCCGCCACGGCCTGCGCGCCGAACCGGTGTCGCTGTTCAGCGCCGAGCGGGACCGGCTGGCCGCGCTGCTGGCCGAGCGTCCCGCGGTGGTCGCCGTCACGACCACCTTCTATGTCAACATCCTGCCAGTCATCGCAGTGGTCGAATTCATCCGCGAGCACGCGCCGGACAGCCACATCGTGGTCGGCGGACCGCTGGTGGACAACCTGTGCCTGTCCGGAATCACCGACACGGTCCAGGACCTGTGCCACGCGATGGGCGCCGACTCCTACATCCAGGAATCGCAAGGCGAGCACTCGCTGGCGCAGCTGTGCCAGGCGGTCCAAGCCGGCGCCGACCTGGACGCCGTCGACAACCTCCTGCACTGCCCCGATGGAACCTGGGTCCGCACCCGCCGCCGCCCGGAGGCCAACAACCTGGACGAGTGCTCGATCGACTGGTCCGGCTTCACCCCCGCCGAGATCGGCACGACCGCGCAACTGCGCACGGCACGCTCGTGCGCGTTCAAGTGCAGCTTCTGCGACTACCCCTCGCGCGCCGGCGCCCTGACCACCGCCTCGATCGACACCGTGCGCGCCGAGCTGCGCGCGCTGGCCGAACTCGGCGTGCGCAACGTGGTCTTCGTCGACGACACCTTCAACGTGCCGCCCAAGCGCTTCAAGGACATGTGCCGCATGATGATCGAGGAGGACCTCGGCCTGAACTGGTACTCCTACTTCCGCTGCTCCAACGCCCGCGACGACGAGGCCTTCGACCTGGCAGCGGCCTCCGGCTGCGCCGGCGTCTTCCTCGGCATCGAATCCGGCGACGGCGATGTCCTGGCCGCCATGCACAAACTCGCCCAGGACTCCGAATACCGCAGCGGCATCGCCCGCCTGAAAGAACGCGCCATCACCACCTTCGCCTCCATCATCGTCGGCTTCCCCGGCGAAACCGAGAAGACGGTCCGCAACACCATCGACTTCCTCAACGAAACCGCCCCAGACCTCTGGCGCGCCCAAGCCTGGTGGGCCAACCCCCGCTCGCCGGTCTTCGCGAACAAGGACCTGTGGTCGATCCAGGGTGAGGGCTACACCTGGTCCCACCACACCATGAACTCGGCCCAGGCCGCCGCCTACACCGACGAGATGTTCGCCGCCGTCACCGAATCAGTGTGGCTCCCGCTCTACGACTTCGACTTCTGGTCCCTCCCTTACCTCGACGGCAAGGGCGTCAAAGCAGCAGAGCTCATCGCGCTCCTGCGCACCAGCCAGCAATGGATGGCCGCCCGCAAGCAGGGCGCGGGCGATGTCGCACTCGCCGAGGTGGAGCGGCGCCTGGCCGAGGGGATCGGCGGACTGACGGTCGCGCCGGCGAAGTTCGCCTACTGA
- a CDS encoding non-ribosomal peptide synthetase: protein MSLLASSAAEHADAAGMPGAAGWSVVDRFERHAAAHPSQTALVCDGEVVSFGELAARTGAIAAGLVARGVGAEDLVGLLLPRGVDLVAALVGVLRCGAGYLPLDPALPDQRLRYMAEHAAPAAVLCDPTLRKRLPPTFARRTLTVATCQRIGGDHPPFREPIRAGQRAYAIFTSGSTGLPKAVEVAHASLAALLDALTSTVAGPPGARVAWNAGASFDASVQQWVRLCHGDTLVLVSEAVRADPQALAALLRTEHVTDLDITPSHAIALLDHLPTDRPLRLLVGGEAVSGSLWDRLAALRAEGVLEPYNLYGPTECTVDATVAAIEDTSDPHLGAPLPGVRVTVLDDALQPVQPGDIGEIYLAGSGVARGYLGQPALTAQRFVADPDVPGARMYRTGDRGAITADGRLEYAGRADDQVKLRGFRIEPGEVEAVLGGCPGVAQAAVVVRDDVPGGPALVGYCLPSAAAFDAEAIRRAAAARLPDYMVPALLVAIDGFPLTSNRKLDRAALPSPIPTRPTEHAFEPPQGATEELLAAAWCEVLGLERVGAGEDFFELGGQSLLAIRLVANVRRRTGRPVPMVAVFEHPVLRDLAAFLDSR from the coding sequence ATGTCACTGCTTGCCTCCTCCGCTGCCGAGCACGCCGACGCGGCTGGCATGCCCGGTGCGGCGGGATGGTCGGTTGTCGACCGGTTCGAGCGGCATGCGGCTGCGCATCCGTCGCAGACCGCGCTGGTGTGCGATGGCGAGGTGGTGAGTTTCGGGGAGCTGGCGGCGCGGACGGGGGCGATCGCCGCGGGGTTGGTGGCGCGGGGTGTCGGCGCCGAGGATCTGGTGGGGTTGTTGCTGCCGCGCGGGGTCGATCTGGTGGCGGCGTTGGTGGGCGTGCTTCGGTGCGGTGCGGGGTATCTGCCGCTGGATCCTGCGCTGCCGGATCAGCGGCTGCGGTACATGGCCGAGCATGCGGCGCCTGCGGCGGTCTTGTGTGACCCCACGTTGCGGAAGCGGCTGCCTCCGACGTTCGCGCGTCGTACGTTGACCGTTGCGACGTGCCAGCGGATCGGTGGCGATCATCCGCCGTTTCGTGAGCCGATCAGGGCCGGTCAGCGCGCCTACGCCATCTTCACCTCCGGCTCGACCGGGCTCCCCAAAGCAGTCGAGGTCGCCCATGCCTCGCTCGCCGCGCTTCTCGATGCCCTTACCTCGACGGTGGCCGGGCCGCCTGGCGCCCGCGTCGCCTGGAACGCCGGCGCCTCCTTCGACGCCTCGGTCCAGCAGTGGGTACGGCTTTGCCACGGCGACACGCTCGTATTGGTCAGCGAAGCCGTACGTGCCGACCCTCAAGCACTCGCGGCACTCCTGCGCACCGAGCACGTCACAGACCTCGACATCACTCCCTCGCACGCGATCGCCCTGCTCGACCACCTCCCCACCGACCGACCGCTCAGGCTGCTCGTCGGCGGGGAAGCGGTGTCTGGCAGCTTGTGGGACCGCCTTGCGGCATTGCGGGCCGAGGGAGTCCTGGAGCCCTACAACCTGTACGGGCCAACGGAATGCACCGTCGATGCGACCGTCGCAGCCATCGAGGACACGAGCGATCCGCACCTCGGCGCACCGCTCCCAGGTGTCCGTGTCACAGTGCTCGATGACGCCCTTCAGCCGGTCCAGCCCGGCGATATCGGCGAGATCTACCTCGCCGGCTCGGGTGTCGCGCGCGGCTACCTCGGACAACCGGCGCTGACCGCCCAGCGATTCGTCGCAGACCCCGACGTACCCGGCGCGCGCATGTACCGCACCGGCGATCGCGGCGCCATCACCGCCGACGGCCGCCTGGAATACGCCGGACGCGCCGACGACCAGGTCAAGCTGCGTGGCTTCCGGATCGAGCCCGGCGAGGTGGAAGCGGTACTCGGCGGCTGCCCAGGCGTGGCGCAGGCGGCGGTGGTGGTCCGCGACGACGTTCCCGGCGGTCCCGCTCTCGTCGGCTACTGCCTGCCCTCAGCGGCGGCCTTCGATGCCGAGGCGATCCGCCGCGCCGCCGCTGCCCGCCTGCCCGACTACATGGTTCCGGCGCTGCTCGTAGCGATAGATGGCTTTCCGTTGACCAGCAACAGGAAACTCGATCGCGCAGCTCTGCCGTCCCCGATCCCGACCCGCCCCACCGAGCACGCCTTCGAACCGCCGCAGGGCGCCACCGAGGAACTGCTCGCCGCCGCATGGTGCGAAGTCCTCGGGCTGGAGCGCGTCGGCGCCGGCGAGGACTTCTTCGAACTCGGCGGGCAGTCGCTGCTGGCGATCCGGCTGGTCGCGAACGTGCGCCGACGTACCGGACGGCCGGTCCCGATGGTGGCTGTGTTCGAACACCCGGTGCTGCGGGACCTGGCCGCGTTCCTGGATTCCCGGTGA
- a CDS encoding cytochrome P450 — MTGLPVFDPDLLPDADLASPALHAEYDLAALWRRLRDEEPVYWHPAASESSDGSAVSAPGFWVVTRHADAVAVLRDGQRFTSTSGNVLETLLVGGDSAAGKMLAVTDGPRHAEVRRLITAALTPALMDRLAERIAAQVRSLIRDALDAGTCDFGRDVAAAVPLATICDLLAVPDADRPYIHRLGASSVSSHAATLSTADAWTAKNEILSYFLDLADSRRGSGGEDLVTMLANAKVRGRPLGTDEIVFNCYSLILGGDETTRLAMTGAVHALAAEPAQWRALRGGEVGIDPATEEVLRWTTPSRHLGRLATEPAVLGGRDIGAGDVVTVWLASANFDEREFADPLRFTLDRTPNRHITFAYGPHFCLGARLGRIQLAATLEALRDLVAGIEVVGTPGHVYSNFLGGICDLPVVLKAA; from the coding sequence GTGACCGGGCTGCCCGTGTTCGATCCGGACCTGCTGCCCGACGCCGACCTGGCCTCGCCGGCGCTGCACGCCGAGTACGACCTGGCTGCGCTGTGGCGGCGGCTGCGGGATGAGGAGCCGGTTTACTGGCATCCGGCGGCGAGTGAGAGCTCTGATGGTTCTGCCGTCTCTGCACCGGGGTTCTGGGTCGTCACCCGACACGCCGACGCGGTCGCCGTTCTGCGCGACGGCCAGCGCTTCACCTCCACCTCCGGCAACGTCCTGGAGACGCTGCTGGTCGGCGGCGATTCCGCGGCGGGCAAGATGCTCGCCGTCACGGACGGTCCGCGGCACGCCGAGGTGCGCCGCCTCATCACCGCCGCGCTGACGCCGGCGCTGATGGACCGGCTCGCCGAGCGGATCGCCGCACAGGTCAGGTCTCTGATTCGGGACGCGCTGGATGCCGGGACCTGCGACTTCGGGCGGGATGTCGCTGCCGCCGTGCCGCTTGCGACGATCTGCGACCTGCTTGCCGTGCCCGACGCCGACCGTCCGTACATCCACCGGCTCGGGGCGTCCTCGGTGAGTTCGCATGCTGCGACGCTGTCCACCGCGGACGCCTGGACGGCCAAGAACGAGATCCTGTCGTACTTCCTGGACCTCGCCGACTCCCGGCGCGGCTCCGGCGGCGAGGACCTGGTGACGATGCTGGCCAACGCGAAGGTCAGGGGGCGGCCGCTGGGGACCGACGAGATCGTCTTCAACTGCTACAGCCTCATCCTCGGCGGCGATGAGACCACTCGGCTGGCGATGACCGGCGCCGTCCACGCGCTGGCCGCCGAGCCGGCGCAGTGGCGCGCGCTGCGCGGCGGCGAGGTCGGGATCGACCCGGCGACCGAGGAGGTGCTGCGCTGGACCACGCCGTCGCGCCACCTGGGGCGGCTGGCGACCGAGCCGGCGGTGCTCGGCGGGCGGGACATCGGCGCCGGGGACGTGGTCACGGTCTGGCTCGCCTCGGCGAACTTCGACGAGCGCGAGTTCGCCGACCCGCTGCGCTTCACACTGGACCGCACCCCCAACCGGCACATCACCTTCGCCTACGGACCGCACTTCTGCCTCGGCGCCCGGCTCGGCCGGATCCAGCTGGCCGCCACGCTGGAGGCGCTGCGCGACCTGGTCGCCGGGATCGAGGTGGTCGGGACGCCGGGGCATGTGTACTCGAACTTCTTGGGCGGGATCTGCGACCTGCCCGTGGTTCTGAAGGCGGCTTGA
- a CDS encoding thioesterase II family protein, protein MTQPSTRWLLQEPSPGGRPLLFAFPYGGSGASSLRRWPGRIGEAEVHAVQLPGRENRIKDLPCRDFAAFAEEAVRELGPYLDRPYAVIGHCMGALLAHAFTFRAQQSGAPMPNRLFVSASLVPQRGFYGLYHPWMSDRRIAQELRRVSTGLGDGELPDEVVALSVPVLRRDVRMCLDYAPPPQPVDVPVTAIGWSRDLDVGPADLAEWRQLAKSREVMLPGEPLAFLTAPRELRAVVEDDFEY, encoded by the coding sequence GTGACGCAACCGTCCACGCGCTGGCTGCTGCAGGAGCCGTCCCCGGGTGGACGTCCGCTGCTGTTCGCCTTCCCCTACGGCGGTTCCGGCGCGTCGTCGCTGCGCCGCTGGCCCGGACGGATCGGCGAGGCCGAAGTGCACGCCGTGCAGCTCCCGGGACGCGAGAACCGAATCAAGGACCTGCCATGCCGAGACTTCGCCGCCTTCGCCGAGGAGGCGGTCCGCGAGCTCGGTCCGTACCTGGACCGGCCCTACGCGGTCATCGGTCACTGCATGGGAGCCCTGCTCGCCCACGCCTTCACCTTTCGCGCCCAACAATCCGGCGCACCGATGCCGAACCGCCTGTTCGTCTCGGCATCGCTGGTCCCGCAGCGCGGCTTCTACGGGCTCTACCATCCCTGGATGTCCGACCGCCGCATCGCGCAGGAGCTGCGCCGGGTCTCCACCGGCCTCGGTGACGGCGAGCTGCCCGACGAGGTCGTGGCGCTGTCGGTGCCGGTCCTGCGCCGCGACGTGCGGATGTGCCTGGACTACGCGCCGCCGCCGCAGCCGGTCGACGTGCCGGTGACCGCGATCGGCTGGTCGCGGGACCTCGACGTGGGTCCGGCGGACCTGGCCGAGTGGCGGCAGCTGGCCAAGAGCCGCGAAGTGATGCTCCCCGGCGAGCCGCTGGCGTTCCTGACCGCGCCGCGCGAGCTGCGGGCGGTCGTCGAGGACGACTTCGAATACTGA
- a CDS encoding non-ribosomal peptide synthetase — MISVRRSGTDPSLERADVPVDSGTLPDTLTTLTTLLARTAAAYPEAPAVSDDQTTLAYAALAERATAVAALLATHGVGPEDRVGIHLPRGIGAIAAVLGTLVAGAAYAPIDPGYPRLRREQMARAGRLRLVLTEPGGAGRLRRVDVPVVELDWRELPAAPEKFTPPEVAPARAACVLFTSGSTGTPKGVVLEHRHMASFATDTAIPPLRPGDRTAQSSNLSFDTFTFEVFRSIAGGAQIVVLPQMADLISADLQRQLRRHRITAMLAPAIALNHLARHDREAFASLRLLCSGGDVLLADTCRQLRAGGFAGELWNLYGPTEATVACTGQPVADGTEFATRVPIGATVADARLYVLDDTLTPVAPDGAGELYVGGPGVGRGYLDQPAATAQRFVADPFAADGSRMYATGDRVRLGVGGALDYLGRVDSQVKVAGHRVEPAEIERMLYQHPEVLEVAVAGVGAADESEHPDSSDQATRQTRLVAFVIPESDALAPATLRAFLAERLPPQYVPGEFVVLESMPLDAHGKRDWEQLRDLVADRSRRRRPYTAPRTGTERYLTGLFEELLRVEAIGVQDDFFGLGGHSLLAARVRMRIQRDLGTTLPPHAVFENSVVADLAALVDGVPGDTPAVPAAR, encoded by the coding sequence GTGATCAGCGTTCGACGATCGGGCACCGATCCGTCCCTCGAGCGTGCCGACGTCCCGGTGGACTCCGGCACCCTTCCGGACACCCTGACTACCCTGACCACTCTGCTGGCCCGGACCGCCGCCGCGTACCCCGAAGCGCCGGCCGTCAGCGACGACCAGACCACCCTGGCCTACGCCGCCCTCGCCGAACGCGCCACCGCCGTCGCGGCACTGCTCGCTACGCACGGCGTCGGGCCCGAGGACCGCGTCGGCATCCACCTGCCGCGCGGCATCGGCGCGATCGCCGCCGTCCTGGGCACGCTCGTCGCTGGCGCCGCCTACGCACCGATCGACCCCGGATACCCGCGCCTGCGCAGGGAACAGATGGCCCGCGCCGGGAGGCTGCGCCTGGTGCTCACCGAGCCCGGCGGCGCGGGGCGGCTGCGACGCGTGGACGTGCCGGTCGTCGAACTGGACTGGCGCGAACTGCCCGCCGCGCCCGAGAAGTTCACGCCGCCCGAGGTCGCACCGGCCCGGGCGGCGTGCGTGTTGTTCACCTCCGGATCGACCGGGACTCCCAAGGGCGTGGTCCTGGAGCACCGGCACATGGCCTCGTTCGCCACAGACACCGCGATCCCGCCGCTGCGCCCCGGCGATCGCACCGCGCAGTCGTCGAACCTGTCGTTCGACACCTTCACGTTCGAGGTGTTCCGCAGCATCGCCGGCGGCGCGCAGATCGTCGTCCTGCCGCAGATGGCTGATTTGATCAGCGCCGACCTGCAACGCCAGTTGCGCCGCCACCGGATCACCGCGATGCTGGCGCCCGCGATCGCGCTGAACCACCTGGCACGGCACGACCGGGAGGCGTTCGCCTCGCTGCGCCTGCTGTGCTCCGGCGGCGACGTGCTCCTCGCCGACACCTGCCGCCAGCTGCGCGCGGGCGGATTCGCCGGGGAGTTGTGGAACCTGTACGGACCGACCGAGGCGACGGTCGCGTGCACCGGGCAGCCGGTCGCGGACGGCACGGAGTTCGCCACGCGCGTGCCCATCGGCGCGACGGTCGCCGACGCACGTTTGTATGTGCTCGACGATACGTTGACCCCTGTCGCACCTGACGGCGCGGGGGAGCTGTACGTAGGCGGTCCCGGCGTAGGACGCGGCTACCTCGACCAGCCCGCCGCGACCGCGCAACGCTTCGTCGCCGACCCGTTCGCCGCCGACGGCAGCCGCATGTACGCCACCGGCGACCGGGTCCGTCTGGGAGTCGGCGGCGCGCTGGACTACCTGGGCCGCGTGGATTCCCAGGTGAAGGTCGCCGGACACCGGGTCGAGCCCGCCGAGATCGAACGCATGCTGTATCAGCACCCAGAAGTCCTCGAAGTGGCGGTCGCAGGTGTCGGCGCCGCAGACGAGTCCGAGCATCCTGATTCCTCTGACCAGGCAACAAGGCAGACCCGTCTAGTGGCGTTCGTCATCCCCGAATCCGACGCACTCGCCCCGGCGACGCTGCGTGCCTTCCTCGCCGAACGCCTGCCGCCGCAATACGTCCCCGGCGAGTTCGTCGTCCTGGAGTCGATGCCGCTCGACGCGCACGGCAAGCGCGACTGGGAGCAGCTGCGCGACCTGGTCGCCGACCGCTCCCGACGCCGCCGCCCCTACACCGCGCCGCGTACCGGGACCGAGCGCTACCTCACCGGACTGTTCGAAGAGCTGCTGCGCGTGGAGGCGATCGGCGTGCAGGACGACTTCTTCGGACTCGGCGGGCATTCGCTGCTCGCGGCACGAGTGCGCATGCGGATCCAGCGGGACCTGGGCACCACGCTGCCGCCGCACGCCGTGTTCGAGAACAGCGTCGTGGCGGACCTGGCAGCGCTGGTGGACGGCGTACCCGGCGACACGCCGGCGGTCCCGGCGGCGCGGTAG
- a CDS encoding VOC family protein has product MSELEWITPAQFHAAEGVDDWRVLAFGVCARFATDTFSAAADLAAAVSAVPGLDGANPGLDVRSDGVTIQLRAEPGHGMRAGDIALARRLSAVAVAHGARPEPATVQELNITVDALTAADIMPFWCAVLGYEQRGDEDLVDPLDRGPSFWFQDMDAPRPQRNRLHVDVFVPHDLAEARVAAALAAGGHLVSDKHAPSWWVVADAEGNEACIASWMGRS; this is encoded by the coding sequence GTGTCAGAGCTCGAATGGATTACACCCGCACAGTTCCACGCCGCTGAGGGAGTGGACGACTGGCGGGTCCTCGCATTCGGCGTGTGCGCCCGCTTCGCCACCGACACGTTCTCCGCTGCGGCGGACCTGGCCGCCGCCGTCAGCGCCGTGCCCGGACTCGACGGCGCGAACCCTGGGCTGGACGTCCGCTCCGACGGCGTGACGATCCAGTTGCGCGCCGAACCCGGTCACGGCATGCGCGCCGGCGACATCGCGCTGGCCCGCCGCCTGTCCGCCGTCGCCGTCGCGCACGGCGCCCGCCCGGAACCCGCCACGGTGCAGGAGCTGAACATCACCGTCGACGCGCTGACCGCCGCCGACATCATGCCGTTCTGGTGCGCGGTCTTGGGCTACGAGCAGCGCGGCGACGAGGATCTGGTGGACCCACTGGACCGCGGTCCGTCGTTCTGGTTCCAGGACATGGACGCCCCGCGCCCCCAGCGCAACCGGCTCCACGTCGACGTCTTCGTCCCCCACGACCTCGCCGAGGCGCGCGTGGCTGCGGCACTCGCCGCCGGCGGACATCTGGTGTCGGACAAGCACGCACCGTCGTGGTGGGTCGTGGCCGACGCCGAGGGCAACGAGGCGTGTATCGCCAGCTGGATGGGACGCAGCTGA